The Gracilibacillus caseinilyticus genome segment GCTGATGCTGACGAAATGAGCGGAGCAGTAGAAGAGTTCAAGAAAACATTTGTAGTATCTGAATAAGAAGCGAGAGTTTCTGTAACGATACACGCGTTACAGAAATCACTCAGCTTTCAATATAGGAAACGTTCAACCTTTTTGGAAAGGGCGGTGAAAAATAGTGGCATCTCTTAGAGATATAAAAACGCGTATTAATTCCACGAAGAAAACAAAGCAAATTACGAAAGCCATGCACATGGTTTCTGCTTCAAAGTTAAATAAAGCAGAAGAATTAGCGAAATCTTTTGATCCATACAGCAATAAGATCAAAGAAGTCGTTCATAGTATTGCTGGAAGTGGCCAGGATGCAGACCATCCGATGCTGCAAACACGTGAGGTGAAGAAAACAGCCTATTTTGTTATCACATCTGATCGTGGTTTGGCAGGAGCCTTTAATAGTGGAGTATTACGCCAAGTATATCGAAAAATTGAAGAAAAGCATCAATCAAAAGATGAATATACGATTATTACGTTAGGTCGTATGGGGCGTGATTTCTTTAAGAAACGCGACATGCCGATTTTGAGAGAAATTACTGGTGTTTCCGATCAACCAAGTTTTGCGGAAATAAAAGAATTAACTTCTGAAACGGTACAACTTTTTATTGATGAAGAAATCGATGAATTGGTTATTTTCTATAATCACTTTATCAGTGCGATTTCACAAGAAATTACAGAGAAAAAGCTTTTACCACTAACAGACTTGTCCGAAATGTCTGGAGGGGTACAGAGCACATATGAATATGAACCAAATCAACAAGAAATATTAAACGTATTATTGCCACAATATGCGGAAAGCTTGATCTTCGGAGCACTTCTCGACAGTAAAGCGAGTGAACATGCATCTCGTATGACTGCGATGAAGAGTGCAACAGACAATGCGGATGACCTTATTGATGATCTATCATTACAATACAACCGCGCAAGACAAGCAGCCATTACGCAAGAAATCACCGAAATCGTCGGTGGAGCAGCCGCGTTAGAATAATACAATCGGAATCATTTAGTTAGGAGGGAAATCGATGGCAAAAGGACACGTTATTCAAATTATGGGACCGGTAGTTGACGTTAAGTTCGAAGACGGACACCTCCCTGAAATTTACAACGCGTTAAAAGTACAGTATGAAGCGAACGGTGAAACGCAGGACCTTACAGTAGAAGTTGCTCTTCACTTAGGCGATGACGCTGTACGTACAATTGCAATGTCATCTACAGAAGGTGTACAACGTGGTGCAGCTGTAATAGATATGAATGCACCGATCTCTGTACCAGTAGGTGAAGAAACATTAGGCCGTGTCTTCAATGTTTTAGGTGAAAAAATCGACCTTGATGAAGAATTAGGAGAGCAAGTACGTCGTGATCCAATTCACCGTCAGTCACCTAAATTTGAAGAATTAGCAACAGAAACAGAAATTCTGGAAACAGGTATTAAAGTAGTAGACCTTCTTGCACCTTATATCAAAGGTGGTAAAATCGGTTTATTTGGTGGTGCGGGTGTAGGTAAAACCGTACTTATCCAGGAATTAATCAACAACATTGCACAAGAGCACGGTGGTATTTCCGTATTCGCAGGTGTTGGGGAACGTACTCGTGAAGGTAACGACCTTTACTACGAAATGAAAGATTCGGGCGTAATCGCAAAAACAGCGATGGTATTCGGTCAAATGAACGAACCACCCGGAGCTCGTATGCGTGTTGCCCTAACTGGTCTTACTATGGCGGAGCACTTCCGTGATGAGCAAGGTCAGGACGTTCTATTGTTCATCGACAACATTTTCCGTTTTACACAAGCAGGTTCAGAGGTATCGGCACTTCTTGGCCGTATGCCATCTGCCGTTGGTTATCAGCCAACACTTGCAACGGAAATGGGGCAATTACAAGAGCGTATCACATCAACAAACAAAGGTTCTGTAACATCTATTCAAGCGGTATACGTACCTGCCGATGACTACACGGACCCGGCACCGGCTACAACGTTCGCTCACTTAGATGCGACAACAAACCTTGACCGTGGATTATCTGAGCAAGGTATCTACCCCGCGGTGGATCCACTTGCATCAACATCTCGTGCCCTTGACCCTGAGATCGTAGGGGAAGAGCATTACAATGTTGCACGTGAAGTTCAGCAAACGATTCAAAAGTATAAAGAATTACAAGATATTATTGCCATCTTGGGTATGGATGAGTTATCTGATGAAGATAAACTTACCGTTGCTCGTGCGCGTCGTATCCAGTTCTTCTTATCGCAAAACTTCCACGTTGCGGAGCAGTTTACAGGTCAAAAAGGTTCCTATGTACCAGTTCAGGAAACAGTTCAAGGTTTCCGTGAAATCCTTGACGGTAAATATGATGACCTTCCAGAAGATGCGTTCCGTCTAGTAGGTCGTATCGAAGAAGTAGTAGAAAAAGCGAAGCAAATGGCGTAAGAACGCCTTTTGCTTTTATTCCAGCCTAAGGAGGGGTTCTGTTGAAAACACTAACAGTAAGTGTTGTTACTCCGGATGGCCCTGTTCTGGAAGATTCATTTGAAATGGTTAGCTGTAAAGCTGAGAGTGGAGAGCTTGGGATCTTACCTGGTCACATTCCGCTCGTTGCACCGTTATCGATTAGTGCTGTGCGTTTAAAAGGCGAAAATCCACATCGCATTGCCGTAAGTGGAGGATTCCTAGAGGTACGCCCTGACAAAGTGACCATCCTGGCACAATCAGCAGAGCAACCAGAGGACATCGATATCGAACGTGCCCGCGCAGCGAAAGAACGAGCAGAACGCCGCTTACAAGCTAAACAAGATGAAATTGATTTCAGAAGGGCAGAATTAGCACTACAACGTGCCTTAAACCGAATCGAAATTAAAGAAAACAGATAAGTAACAAAAAACGGCTGCCGTAACCAACCAGGTTACGCGCAGCCATTTTTTTGTACAAACTGTGCTCATTTTGAAATTGTCTATGTGCTAGGCTGTCGCTCCGCCCAACCACTCCGCATCCTGCGGGGCACGGATTCAGCTAGGCTACTACTTGAACTGCGTCTTTGCTGCCTTGTGCCGAGGAAGCCTGTTTCGAAGCAATACTTGCAGACACAGGCACAGACAAAGTGGACCTTCAGCTCGCGCAGGACGCGAAGTGGTTGGCCGGAGCGGTATCCCAGCACATAAACAATTTCAAAATCACTACCAAGTTAGTTAACATAATCCTACTATAATAAAACAATCCCAATAACGTGCGAATAACATCGCAATTATGACAAATCATCCGCAAAATTGCCGTCGAATTTCCCGGGAAATATCGAATCGTATCCAAAAAAACAGAAATCGATCCAGATATGTTACAATATAAAATAAATCATAGGTTAGTGAGGGATTTTGAATGTTGGAGAGTTTAGCGCAGGATGGGTTGATCGGCATGTTATCTCATCTGCTTTTTATTGTGATCACATGGCAAGTATTGCAATCATTAAATTTTGATGAATGGTTCAAAAAGCATAAAGTAATGGAAGCAAGAATCTTCCTTATATTAATCACGATTACGATCGGTTCCACCGTAAGTAACTTTTTCTTAGATTTCTTAAACTGGTCGCAGCAACTGTTATATATGTTTTCTTAAGATATGCCAATTCATCTATATTAAAAAGATAAGATCTTCATGTATGGATACTTCATTTTCTGCCAATACTTTTTACTAAAAAAGGAGTGCGGGGAATGAAGTATTTACTTTTTTCTATTACGGCAATGATGATGATATTTTTTGTGCAGCAATTAGATGCGAAAACGACGGAGGATAATACGAAAGAGATAAATGATATGGTGGCGATGATAGAGGAACAAGACTTGAATCTAGCAAACTTAGAAACTACTATTAGAGAAAGAAGAACAATTCAAGAAATTTCTCGTTTTATCGACAATCTGGAAGGGTATCAACTAACTATGGTTGACGACGATACGTATAAATTAGATTCAAACCGTCGGAATAATAGTGGGGTTAACGAATCATTATTAATAGTGCGCACATATGAAAAGAAAAATGAATATCAAGTACTTTATACTATTTCAACGACGAAAATGACGCCGGAAGTACTAGAAAAGTTTCAGGAGAATATAAAAGGAGTTACAAAATCATTATTTACAGACAAAGCACAATATTTCTCTTGTGCACAAGCATGGAAAAATGGTATTATAGATATTGTTTCTTTTATAAATTTTGTAAAATCTGAACTGAAAATGTCAATTATTGACGAAGTAAATGAGCCAGACTTCACTACATGGACTGGTTATACAGCGAAATGGAAGCAGGAAATACAGCAATATGATCAAGAATTCAATATACAAATCGCCGTTAGAGAAGGGATAGGAGACAGAAGTACCGTAACAATTGGAACACCTATCCTGATAAATGAATACTAATAATAATGAATATGCACTACAGAGGAGAATGAGCCTTGGAAAATATCATCGTTCGTGGTGGGAGGCAGTTAAATGGTACCGTTAAAGTAGAAGGTGCCAAAAATGCCGTACTGCCTGTCATTGCAGCAAGCATAATTGCAAGTGAAGGAAAAAGTATTATACACGAAGTACCTGCATTAGCAGATGTACTCACTATAAATCAAGTATTAACGCACATGAACGCAGAAGTTAAATATGAAAAGAACACCGTTACAGTTGATGCAACACAACCACTTCTAACAGAAGCTCCTTTTGAATATGTACGTAAAATGCGTGCTTCTGTACTGGTATTAGGGCCATTGTTAGCTCGTTATGGTCATGCGAAGGTTGCTATGCCGGGAGGATGTGCAATTGGCTCAAGACCTATTGACCTTCACTTAAAAGGCTTCGAAGCAATGGGGGCAGATGTACATGTAGGTAATGGTTTTGTTGAAGTTTCAACAAATGGCAGATTGAAGGGTGCAAAGATCTATCTGGATATGCCGAGTGTTGGAGCAACAGAGAACATTATGATGGCCGCAGCACTTGCAAATGGTAAGACAATCA includes the following:
- a CDS encoding YwmB family TATA-box binding protein: MKYLLFSITAMMMIFFVQQLDAKTTEDNTKEINDMVAMIEEQDLNLANLETTIRERRTIQEISRFIDNLEGYQLTMVDDDTYKLDSNRRNNSGVNESLLIVRTYEKKNEYQVLYTISTTKMTPEVLEKFQENIKGVTKSLFTDKAQYFSCAQAWKNGIIDIVSFINFVKSELKMSIIDEVNEPDFTTWTGYTAKWKQEIQQYDQEFNIQIAVREGIGDRSTVTIGTPILINEY
- the atpG gene encoding ATP synthase F1 subunit gamma, producing the protein MASLRDIKTRINSTKKTKQITKAMHMVSASKLNKAEELAKSFDPYSNKIKEVVHSIAGSGQDADHPMLQTREVKKTAYFVITSDRGLAGAFNSGVLRQVYRKIEEKHQSKDEYTIITLGRMGRDFFKKRDMPILREITGVSDQPSFAEIKELTSETVQLFIDEEIDELVIFYNHFISAISQEITEKKLLPLTDLSEMSGGVQSTYEYEPNQQEILNVLLPQYAESLIFGALLDSKASEHASRMTAMKSATDNADDLIDDLSLQYNRARQAAITQEITEIVGGAAALE
- a CDS encoding DUF1146 family protein is translated as MLESLAQDGLIGMLSHLLFIVITWQVLQSLNFDEWFKKHKVMEARIFLILITITIGSTVSNFFLDFLNWSQQLLYMFS
- a CDS encoding F0F1 ATP synthase subunit epsilon — encoded protein: MKTLTVSVVTPDGPVLEDSFEMVSCKAESGELGILPGHIPLVAPLSISAVRLKGENPHRIAVSGGFLEVRPDKVTILAQSAEQPEDIDIERARAAKERAERRLQAKQDEIDFRRAELALQRALNRIEIKENR
- the atpD gene encoding F0F1 ATP synthase subunit beta — its product is MAKGHVIQIMGPVVDVKFEDGHLPEIYNALKVQYEANGETQDLTVEVALHLGDDAVRTIAMSSTEGVQRGAAVIDMNAPISVPVGEETLGRVFNVLGEKIDLDEELGEQVRRDPIHRQSPKFEELATETEILETGIKVVDLLAPYIKGGKIGLFGGAGVGKTVLIQELINNIAQEHGGISVFAGVGERTREGNDLYYEMKDSGVIAKTAMVFGQMNEPPGARMRVALTGLTMAEHFRDEQGQDVLLFIDNIFRFTQAGSEVSALLGRMPSAVGYQPTLATEMGQLQERITSTNKGSVTSIQAVYVPADDYTDPAPATTFAHLDATTNLDRGLSEQGIYPAVDPLASTSRALDPEIVGEEHYNVAREVQQTIQKYKELQDIIAILGMDELSDEDKLTVARARRIQFFLSQNFHVAEQFTGQKGSYVPVQETVQGFREILDGKYDDLPEDAFRLVGRIEEVVEKAKQMA